The Oscillospiraceae bacterium genome has a segment encoding these proteins:
- a CDS encoding ABC transporter ATP-binding protein/permease, producing the protein MPGPRRTDFKKPKNAKKTFGRILQYAGKSKFMLLAVFVMLIASTVCSVGASYWLKPILNDIDASIRAGNFATVGVQSLMRNLAIVSALYIGASLCTYIQSKVMVKIAYKTTNLIRKELFDHMQTLPLRFFDTQTHGEIMSRYTNDVDNIQMMLEQSMVQLVSSAFTFVGIVVMMIALSPPLFCISLVFMIIMLVTVSKIGKKSKHYFQAQQANLGQMNGNIEESVEGMRVIKVFNHEDQAIAGFEQYNEAFRSAATNANFYAGLMGPVSNGINNAGYALIALFGGLLALTGRLDIGTFFTFLSYAKQFTQPINQIANQMNTIFSALAGAERVFEMMDTASEEDQGTVTLTVTGAGEEKRWYWQDGDRRVPVHGAVEFHHVTFAYVPEKVVLHDISLYAKEGQKIAFVGSTGAGKTTITNLINRFYDIQEGTITYDGIDICRIKKDDLRRSLAMVLQDTHLFTGTVMENIRYGRLDATDEECIAAAKLASAHSFIRRLPEGYQTMLTGDGGNLSQGQRQLLAIARAAVADPPVMVLDEATSSIDTRTEKHIEHGMDRLMAGKTTFVIAHRLSTVRESNAIMVLEDGRIIERGDHNALMAQQGRYYQLCTGKAKLS; encoded by the coding sequence ATGCCGGGTCCCAGAAGAACGGATTTTAAGAAACCCAAGAATGCCAAAAAGACCTTTGGCCGCATTTTGCAGTATGCGGGCAAGAGCAAATTTATGTTGCTGGCGGTATTCGTGATGCTCATTGCCAGCACGGTATGCTCCGTAGGTGCCTCCTACTGGCTGAAGCCTATTTTGAACGACATTGATGCCTCCATCCGGGCAGGCAATTTTGCCACCGTGGGTGTGCAAAGCCTAATGCGTAACCTGGCCATTGTGTCGGCGCTGTATATTGGCGCGTCCCTTTGTACGTACATTCAAAGCAAGGTGATGGTCAAGATCGCCTACAAGACCACCAACCTGATCCGCAAGGAGCTGTTTGACCACATGCAGACTCTGCCCCTGCGGTTCTTTGACACCCAGACCCACGGCGAGATCATGAGCCGCTACACCAATGATGTGGATAATATTCAGATGATGCTGGAGCAGTCTATGGTGCAGCTGGTGTCCTCCGCCTTTACCTTTGTGGGCATTGTGGTGATGATGATTGCCCTGAGTCCGCCGCTGTTTTGTATTTCGCTGGTGTTTATGATTATTATGCTGGTGACGGTATCTAAGATCGGCAAAAAGAGCAAGCATTACTTTCAGGCGCAGCAGGCCAATTTGGGCCAAATGAACGGCAATATTGAGGAGTCCGTTGAGGGCATGCGGGTCATCAAGGTATTTAACCATGAGGACCAGGCCATTGCGGGCTTTGAGCAGTACAACGAGGCGTTTCGCTCTGCGGCCACCAACGCCAACTTTTATGCGGGGCTGATGGGCCCGGTGTCCAACGGAATCAACAACGCCGGTTATGCTCTGATCGCTTTGTTCGGCGGGCTGCTGGCCCTGACCGGGCGGCTGGACATCGGCACATTCTTTACTTTCCTCAGCTATGCCAAGCAATTTACGCAACCCATTAACCAGATCGCCAATCAGATGAACACCATCTTTTCCGCTCTGGCCGGTGCGGAGCGAGTGTTTGAGATGATGGACACTGCCTCCGAAGAGGACCAGGGCACCGTGACTTTGACGGTAACCGGTGCCGGGGAGGAGAAACGGTGGTACTGGCAGGACGGCGACCGCCGGGTGCCGGTGCATGGGGCTGTGGAATTCCACCATGTGACCTTTGCCTATGTGCCGGAGAAGGTGGTGCTCCATGATATTAGCCTGTACGCCAAAGAGGGGCAGAAGATCGCATTTGTAGGCTCCACCGGCGCAGGCAAGACCACCATTACCAATCTGATCAATCGGTTTTACGATATTCAGGAGGGCACCATCACCTATGATGGTATTGACATTTGCCGGATCAAAAAGGACGATTTGCGCCGTAGCTTGGCGATGGTGCTGCAAGACACCCACCTGTTTACCGGTACGGTGATGGAGAATATCCGTTACGGTCGGCTGGATGCCACCGACGAGGAATGCATTGCCGCAGCTAAGCTGGCCTCTGCCCATTCCTTTATCCGGCGGTTGCCAGAGGGCTACCAGACCATGCTCACCGGCGACGGCGGCAACCTGAGCCAGGGTCAGCGCCAGCTGCTGGCTATTGCTCGGGCGGCAGTGGCAGACCCGCCGGTGATGGTGCTGGACGAGGCCACCTCCTCCATTGATACCCGCACAGAGAAGCACATTGAGCACGGTATGGATCGGCTGATGGCCGGCAAGACCACCTTTGTGATCGCCCACCGGCTCTCCACGGTGCGGGAGTCTAACGCGATTATGGTGCTGGAGGACGGCCGCATTATCGAGCGGGGCGACCACAACGCCTTGATGGCCCAGCAGGGTCGCTATTACCAGCTGTGCACCGGTAAGGCCAAGCTCAGTTAA
- a CDS encoding TetR/AcrR family transcriptional regulator has product MPNFTKIAIQQSFLRLLSQRPITKITVKDIVEDCGINRNSFYYHFQDLPQLLETVIIESADEIISRIPESFSLEEGLTTVLERLVENKRVIRNIWVSPDRAFYEQNLMRVCNYVVSRYIACRSVDLLRTLPEEELALLVDFCQCELFGQVTNWLNQNMVYDIVAHVQALCRLFEGSIAQALEAAPMEA; this is encoded by the coding sequence ATGCCGAATTTTACCAAGATAGCCATTCAGCAGTCCTTTCTGCGGCTTCTAAGCCAAAGACCCATTACCAAGATTACGGTTAAGGATATTGTGGAGGACTGCGGTATCAATCGCAATTCGTTCTACTACCATTTTCAGGACCTGCCCCAACTGCTGGAAACGGTGATCATAGAAAGCGCGGATGAGATCATCTCTCGCATACCGGAGAGCTTTTCTCTGGAAGAGGGACTGACGACGGTGCTGGAGCGGCTGGTGGAGAACAAGCGGGTCATTCGCAACATTTGGGTGTCGCCGGATCGGGCGTTTTACGAGCAGAATTTAATGCGGGTGTGCAATTATGTGGTCAGCCGCTATATTGCCTGCCGCTCGGTGGACCTGCTGCGTACCCTGCCGGAGGAGGAGCTGGCGCTTCTTGTGGATTTTTGCCAGTGCGAGCTGTTCGGCCAGGTGACCAACTGGCTCAATCAAAATATGGTCTATGATATTGTGGCCCATGTGCAGGCTCTGTGCCGGCTGTTCGAGGGCAGTATTGCCCAGGCGCTGGAGGCAGCGCCAATGGAGGCGTAA
- a CDS encoding LCP family protein, translated as MKKPIDPNLERFEDSVFSLTGGDDTSGVSYRAPQFEMKETSAAATPGEYHASENHRQRAEATGAPVEPAPGGEEHHHHHHSDSHSHSRHGKHRRHHHHHHHHHHRHHRLPKGARVVIGILVALLIIVALVVGAFLILNYDGEKKMTNTTAATDYQETIEYKGHTYVYNENVVTMAFLGVDKRELGKAENHTSTNGMADTDIVVAIDKVSGKTSMIAVPRDTMVDVDVFDKDGNFKKTKEMELCIAYAYGDGFGTSCKNVTKSISRILYNVPIDKYFALDLNGIQPINDSIGGVKVQSLYDLPDYGVKKGDTVHLTGDLTEAYVRTRDMDDLNASLNRTQRQVQYLNAFADKVRGSVTSDFSVITNLYNTASDYCTTDLTVSNVTYLGSLLLQKGVTDFQSYTLEGKMKAVDNKEFKNYVYAGFYPDKDSLMQTVLDVFYTRIR; from the coding sequence ATGAAGAAACCGATTGATCCCAATTTGGAGCGCTTTGAAGACAGCGTGTTCTCCCTAACCGGTGGCGATGATACCTCCGGCGTAAGTTACCGCGCGCCTCAATTTGAAATGAAAGAGACTTCGGCTGCCGCAACCCCCGGCGAGTACCACGCCTCGGAGAACCACCGCCAGCGGGCGGAGGCCACAGGCGCGCCGGTGGAACCGGCGCCCGGCGGTGAGGAACACCACCATCATCACCATAGCGACAGCCATAGCCACAGCCGTCACGGCAAGCACCGTCGGCACCACCATCACCACCATCACCATCATCACCGGCACCATCGGCTGCCCAAGGGCGCCCGGGTAGTGATCGGCATTTTGGTGGCACTGTTGATTATCGTTGCCCTTGTGGTGGGTGCGTTCCTGATCCTGAACTACGACGGCGAGAAGAAGATGACCAATACCACTGCCGCCACCGACTACCAGGAGACCATTGAATATAAGGGCCACACCTATGTGTATAACGAGAATGTGGTGACCATGGCGTTCCTGGGTGTAGACAAGCGAGAGCTGGGCAAGGCGGAGAACCATACTTCCACAAACGGTATGGCGGATACGGATATTGTGGTTGCCATTGACAAGGTCAGCGGCAAAACCTCTATGATCGCCGTGCCCCGCGACACCATGGTGGATGTGGATGTGTTTGACAAGGACGGCAATTTCAAAAAGACCAAGGAAATGGAGCTTTGTATTGCCTATGCTTACGGCGACGGCTTCGGCACCTCCTGCAAGAATGTGACCAAGTCTATCAGCCGTATTCTCTACAATGTGCCCATCGATAAGTATTTTGCCTTGGATCTGAACGGGATCCAGCCCATTAACGACTCTATTGGTGGGGTGAAGGTGCAGTCCCTCTACGATCTACCGGACTACGGGGTCAAGAAGGGCGACACCGTGCACCTGACCGGTGATCTCACCGAGGCCTATGTGCGTACCCGTGATATGGATGACCTGAACGCTTCCTTAAATCGTACCCAGCGCCAGGTGCAGTACCTGAACGCCTTTGCGGACAAAGTGCGAGGCAGCGTCACCTCAGATTTTAGCGTCATTACCAATTTGTACAATACCGCTTCCGATTATTGCACCACGGATCTGACTGTGTCCAATGTGACTTACCTTGGCTCTTTGCTGCTGCAAAAGGGCGTTACCGACTTCCAGTCCTATACCTTGGAGGGGAAGATGAAAGCGGTGGACAATAAGGAATTCAAGAATTATGTGTACGCCGGTTTTTACCCGGATAAAGACAGTTTAATGCAGACGGTGCTGGATGTGTTTTACACCCGGATCCGATAA
- a CDS encoding transketolase, with product MDQATKKALQIYAAKIRLGIVDSTNSAKSGHPGGSLSSADVFAYLYGKEMRVDPKNPKWADRDRFVLSKGHCAPGLYSALAYKGFFPPEDLTTLRHIGSYLQGHPNMNTVPGVDMSTGSLGQGISAACGMAKGAKFLGKDDIRVYTLLGDGEIEEGQVWEAMMFANQYHLDNLCVIIDWNGLQIDGLCKDVMCAEPIDEKVKAFGFDVVTVDGNDFDQLESAFDAFHKSTKPFCILMKTVKGKGVSFMENECGWHGKATNPEEYKTAMAELTAKLQELEA from the coding sequence ATGGACCAAGCAACCAAAAAGGCGCTCCAGATCTACGCCGCCAAGATCCGTCTGGGCATTGTAGACAGCACCAACAGCGCCAAATCCGGGCACCCCGGCGGCAGTTTGTCCTCCGCGGATGTGTTCGCATATTTGTATGGCAAAGAAATGCGTGTGGATCCCAAGAATCCCAAGTGGGCGGATCGTGACCGCTTTGTTTTGTCTAAGGGTCATTGCGCCCCCGGTCTGTACAGCGCCCTGGCATACAAGGGCTTTTTCCCGCCGGAGGACCTGACCACCCTGCGCCATATTGGCTCTTATTTACAGGGTCACCCCAATATGAACACGGTGCCCGGCGTGGATATGAGCACCGGCTCTTTGGGTCAGGGCATCAGCGCCGCCTGCGGTATGGCCAAGGGCGCCAAGTTCCTGGGCAAGGATGATATTCGGGTGTACACCCTTTTGGGCGACGGTGAGATCGAGGAGGGCCAGGTTTGGGAGGCCATGATGTTTGCCAACCAGTACCACCTGGATAACCTGTGCGTGATCATTGACTGGAACGGCTTGCAGATCGACGGTCTGTGCAAAGATGTGATGTGCGCCGAGCCGATTGATGAGAAAGTAAAGGCCTTTGGCTTTGATGTAGTCACCGTTGACGGCAATGATTTTGACCAGCTGGAGAGCGCTTTTGATGCCTTCCATAAGAGCACCAAGCCCTTCTGCATTTTGATGAAGACGGTGAAGGGCAAGGGCGTGTCCTTTATGGAGAACGAGTGCGGTTGGCACGGCAAGGCCACCAACCCGGAGGAATACAAAACGGCAATGGCAGAACTGACTGCCAAGCTGCAGGAATTGGAGGCGTAA
- the smpB gene encoding SsrA-binding protein SmpB: MGEAKQVIARNKKAFHDYFVLDTYEAGLELFGTEIKSIRQGKVNLKDSWCSIDEGQMYAVGVHISPYDHGNIFNRDPMRRKRLLLHKKEILRLAADSQQQGLSVIPLQLYIIKGRAKLEIGLCKGKKLYDKRAVAAKKASQRDIDRALKDRQRD, encoded by the coding sequence TTGGGAGAAGCAAAGCAAGTGATTGCCCGCAACAAAAAAGCGTTCCACGACTATTTTGTGCTGGACACTTACGAGGCGGGACTGGAGCTTTTCGGCACGGAGATTAAGTCCATTCGCCAGGGCAAAGTGAATTTGAAAGACAGCTGGTGCAGCATTGACGAGGGCCAAATGTATGCCGTAGGGGTGCATATTTCCCCTTACGACCACGGCAATATTTTCAACCGGGATCCTATGCGCCGTAAGCGGCTGCTGCTGCATAAGAAAGAGATCCTCCGCCTGGCTGCAGACAGCCAGCAGCAGGGGCTGTCTGTCATTCCCTTGCAGCTGTATATTATCAAGGGCCGCGCCAAATTGGAGATCGGCCTGTGCAAGGGTAAAAAGCTCTATGATAAGCGGGCAGTGGCTGCCAAAAAGGCCTCTCAGCGAGACATTGACCGTGCACTGAAGGATCGGCAGCGGGACTAA
- a CDS encoding transketolase family protein: MAEVKKIATRESYGNALKELAAGGADNLVVLDADLAGATKTGIFKKAYPDRHFNCGIAEADMMSVAAGLSTMGLVPFASSFAMFAAGRAFEQVRNSIGYPHLNVKIGATHAGISVGEDGASHQCCEDFALMRVIPGMTVICPADDVEARQVVKAAYEMEGPVYMRFARLATEVFHNEDYQFEIGKAEVIRAGSDVSIIACGLMVPEAMAAAEQLAAKGISAEVINMATIKPLDEAAVLATAKKTGKVITVEEHSIIGGLGEAVCSVLSEQLPTPVRRIGVNDEFGHSGPGADLLVQFGLCADHIAQVAADFVK, translated from the coding sequence ATGGCAGAAGTAAAGAAGATCGCAACTCGCGAGAGCTACGGCAACGCCTTAAAGGAACTGGCTGCGGGCGGCGCCGATAACCTGGTGGTGTTGGACGCAGACCTGGCCGGCGCAACCAAGACCGGCATTTTTAAGAAAGCCTATCCGGATCGCCACTTTAACTGCGGCATTGCTGAGGCGGATATGATGAGCGTGGCCGCCGGTTTGTCTACCATGGGGCTGGTACCCTTTGCGTCCAGCTTTGCCATGTTCGCTGCCGGTCGTGCCTTTGAGCAGGTGCGCAACAGCATTGGCTATCCCCATTTGAATGTAAAGATTGGTGCTACCCACGCCGGGATCAGCGTTGGCGAGGACGGTGCGTCCCACCAGTGCTGTGAGGACTTTGCCCTGATGCGGGTGATCCCCGGTATGACCGTGATTTGTCCGGCAGACGATGTGGAGGCTCGGCAGGTGGTAAAGGCCGCCTATGAGATGGAGGGCCCGGTGTATATGCGCTTTGCCCGCCTGGCTACTGAGGTGTTCCACAACGAGGATTATCAGTTTGAGATCGGCAAGGCCGAGGTGATCCGCGCGGGCAGCGATGTGTCCATCATTGCCTGCGGTCTGATGGTGCCGGAGGCTATGGCTGCCGCAGAGCAGCTGGCCGCCAAGGGCATTTCTGCCGAGGTGATCAATATGGCTACCATTAAGCCCTTGGACGAGGCTGCCGTTTTGGCAACTGCCAAGAAGACCGGCAAGGTCATCACCGTAGAGGAGCACAGCATTATCGGCGGTTTGGGCGAGGCCGTTTGCTCCGTGCTTAGCGAGCAGCTGCCCACGCCTGTGCGCCGTATCGGCGTTAACGACGAGTTTGGCCACAGCGGCCCCGGTGCAGATCTGCTGGTGCAGTTTGGCTTGTGTGCCGACCATATTGCCCAGGTGGCTGCCGACTTTGTCAAATAA
- a CDS encoding LemA family protein produces the protein MKLAIVILVVVVLLVLWLAGTYNGLVKKKNAVEEAFSTMDVYLKKRWDLIPNLVNTVKGYAAHEAQTLQNVVAARAGSYAALSTEEKLKANAELSGAIAGFSAVVEQYPDLKANQNFLDLQNQLRQVEADIANARKYYNATVKQLNNKIEMFPSNIVAGLFRFEKRSMYLVDDAAQRENVKVEF, from the coding sequence ATGAAACTTGCCATCGTGATTCTTGTTGTGGTGGTACTGCTGGTGCTGTGGCTGGCAGGCACTTACAACGGCTTAGTGAAGAAGAAAAACGCTGTGGAGGAGGCGTTCTCCACCATGGATGTGTACCTGAAGAAGCGGTGGGATCTGATCCCGAATTTGGTGAATACTGTAAAGGGCTACGCCGCTCATGAGGCCCAGACTCTGCAAAATGTGGTCGCCGCGCGTGCAGGCAGCTATGCTGCCCTGTCCACGGAGGAGAAGTTGAAAGCCAATGCAGAGCTTTCCGGCGCCATTGCCGGGTTCTCTGCCGTGGTGGAGCAGTACCCGGACTTAAAGGCCAACCAAAATTTTTTGGATCTGCAAAACCAGCTGCGCCAGGTGGAGGCAGATATTGCCAATGCCCGCAAGTATTATAACGCTACGGTCAAGCAGTTGAACAACAAGATTGAGATGTTCCCGTCCAATATTGTGGCCGGTCTGTTCCGTTTTGAAAAGCGCAGTATGTATCTGGTGGACGACGCCGCCCAGCGGGAGAATGTGAAGGTAGAATTCTGA
- a CDS encoding putative ABC transporter permease, translated as MNKVLDKFFTKADNGTVRLYDYDVTHLWLAGLVYAHIGYWVENLFRLVSKGVLDSRNQLLPFLFCYTIAMWAMYLALGTTNHPRFFSHRVLEGNTRRDKILARIYYFTVVFLFVFFGEIVVGSIFEQVSGISLWDYSGIPLHVTKYTSIPTCTAMSLGVAVIMGNFFEGLMKKIQRIPYRTTVQLDYVLGTLILADWLIMMVSINVFKKAPAYWSVQLLSFKDLLALFIK; from the coding sequence ATGAACAAAGTGCTGGACAAATTCTTTACCAAAGCAGACAACGGCACCGTGCGGCTGTATGATTACGATGTGACCCATTTGTGGCTGGCGGGGCTGGTGTATGCCCATATCGGCTACTGGGTGGAGAACCTGTTTCGCCTGGTGTCTAAGGGCGTTTTGGACTCCCGCAATCAGCTGCTGCCCTTCCTGTTTTGCTACACCATTGCCATGTGGGCCATGTACCTGGCCCTGGGCACCACCAATCACCCGCGCTTCTTCAGCCACCGGGTACTGGAGGGCAACACCCGCCGGGATAAAATATTGGCACGGATCTACTATTTTACTGTGGTGTTCCTGTTTGTCTTTTTCGGCGAGATCGTGGTGGGCAGCATTTTCGAGCAGGTGTCCGGCATCTCCCTGTGGGATTACAGCGGCATTCCCCTGCATGTGACCAAGTACACCAGCATTCCTACCTGTACCGCCATGAGCCTGGGCGTGGCTGTCATTATGGGCAACTTCTTTGAGGGACTGATGAAGAAAATTCAGCGTATTCCCTACCGCACCACGGTGCAGCTGGACTATGTGCTGGGGACGCTGATTCTGGCGGACTGGCTCATTATGATGGTGAGCATCAATGTGTTTAAGAAAGCGCCGGCCTACTGGTCTGTGCAACTGTTGAGCTTCAAAGATCTGTTGGCGCTCTTTATAAAATAA
- a CDS encoding class B sortase, with product MDNQKEPKKEEKRNTGRIILLIIALVCLIAGLAYIGVDLYQQYTARQEDRRSQSMVTEAPSTTGESKKPTNPVNFKKLQSQNDEIYAWIQVDGTEVNYPIVQSTVDDEFYLTHSAYDKSWLASGAVFTQSQNTTTFNDSVTLVYGHNGFSESMFTSLHKFEDKSFFDSHPYFYIYMPGHKLTYQIISAFKYDDRHIMNSFSFQDVTVRSDFFAMLQNPDSALKNVRTDLKTTVDKDSHVVILSTCFTGTSQRSSRYLVSGVLLKNEETD from the coding sequence ATGGATAATCAAAAAGAACCGAAAAAAGAGGAGAAGCGCAACACCGGGCGGATCATACTGCTGATCATTGCCTTGGTGTGCCTGATTGCCGGGCTGGCCTATATCGGTGTGGATCTGTACCAGCAGTACACCGCCCGCCAGGAGGATCGGCGCAGTCAGAGTATGGTAACGGAAGCGCCCAGTACCACCGGCGAGAGCAAAAAGCCCACCAATCCGGTAAATTTCAAAAAGCTGCAAAGCCAAAATGACGAAATTTACGCTTGGATCCAGGTGGACGGTACCGAGGTGAACTATCCCATTGTGCAAAGCACGGTGGATGATGAGTTTTACCTGACCCACAGTGCCTATGATAAAAGCTGGCTGGCCAGCGGTGCCGTGTTTACCCAGTCGCAGAACACAACTACCTTTAACGACTCGGTGACCCTGGTGTACGGTCATAACGGCTTTAGCGAGAGCATGTTTACCTCACTGCATAAGTTTGAGGACAAGTCTTTCTTTGACAGCCACCCGTATTTTTACATTTATATGCCCGGCCACAAGCTGACCTACCAGATCATCTCTGCCTTTAAGTACGATGATCGGCATATTATGAACAGCTTTTCTTTCCAAGATGTGACGGTGCGCAGTGACTTCTTTGCCATGCTGCAAAATCCGGATTCTGCCTTGAAGAATGTGCGCACGGACCTGAAGACCACTGTGGATAAGGACAGCCATGTGGTGATCCTGTCCACCTGCTTTACCGGCACCAGCCAGCGGAGCAGCAGATACCTTGTAAGCGGAGTGTTACTGAAGAATGAAGAAACCGATTGA
- the recR gene encoding recombination mediator RecR, whose translation MRYNLAALQNLVDQFERMQGIGHKTAQRMAFYVLGLSDEETRAFTDAITEAHTKIHQCKICCNLAEEELCPICKNPARDKSVVCVVEDPRDVAAIERTHEYNGTYHVLHGAISPMDNIGPDQIRIKELLARLNDGTVEEVIMATNPTVEGEATAMYISRLLKPMGITVSRLAYGVPVGADLEYADEVTLSRALEGRSLI comes from the coding sequence ATGCGATATAATTTAGCCGCACTGCAAAATCTGGTAGACCAGTTTGAGCGTATGCAGGGCATTGGTCACAAGACTGCCCAACGCATGGCGTTCTATGTGCTGGGTTTGTCAGACGAAGAAACCCGGGCTTTTACCGACGCCATTACCGAAGCCCATACCAAGATCCACCAGTGCAAGATCTGCTGCAATCTGGCAGAGGAGGAGCTTTGCCCCATCTGCAAAAACCCGGCCCGGGACAAAAGCGTGGTCTGCGTGGTGGAGGATCCGCGGGATGTGGCCGCCATTGAGCGCACCCACGAGTATAACGGCACCTACCATGTACTCCACGGCGCCATCTCGCCTATGGACAATATCGGTCCGGACCAGATCCGCATTAAGGAGCTGCTGGCGCGACTGAACGACGGCACGGTGGAGGAGGTCATTATGGCCACCAATCCTACCGTAGAGGGCGAGGCCACCGCTATGTATATCAGCCGGCTGCTGAAGCCCATGGGCATTACTGTCAGCCGCCTGGCCTACGGCGTTCCGGTGGGCGCAGATTTGGAGTATGCCGACGAGGTCACCCTATCCAGAGCCTTGGAGGGGCGCAGCCTGATTTAA
- a CDS encoding DUF2207 domain-containing protein — protein MKKIITLLLALVLSLCAPVCALAATPDESDFLSRYAQEPYVITDCQMQVVVSEYNVLAVTETYQVYFNEARHGIYRYLPLRNQLTRTDGSTAVVTARVSHVDTGADECSHEVSNDKYVLRLGSEDETITGPHTYTIRYNYDLGLDTVKNADELYYNLVGTGWDTYIRRVQFSVTMPKDFDPAKLGLSTGSYGTAGTQNVTYTVQDRTISGTVTQALEPGEGLTLRLILPDGYFKFDDTKYNLTIAMIAVLPALAALIVLVLFLKFGRDKRYAPTVEFYPPEGLNSAEVGLWYKGKATNEMVLSLLVYLAQRNHIAIHPGKRKRDFVLTKCHGYVGQDTNLAVFMDGLFPDGRTRTDNKQLKNHFYETVGTIRADLNSTESRSRFFDKTSIYLKRLSFVLLALSAAGGAYFSHRALDDSLTLAPSILYAMLAGTLCLALGLIPACCMLRRTDEGAKTLALIQGFRSFLVTAEKEKLEALVEQDPEYFYHILPYTYALGVSDKWIKKFESIAMQPPRWYNGTDVWSYVLFDRMLRDTLRAANDSMVSQPGGKAGSFVSGGGGFTGGGVGGGGGGSW, from the coding sequence ATGAAGAAGATCATCACTTTGTTACTGGCACTGGTGCTGTCCCTGTGCGCCCCGGTTTGCGCCCTGGCAGCCACGCCGGACGAGTCCGATTTTTTGTCCCGGTACGCCCAGGAGCCCTATGTGATCACCGACTGCCAAATGCAAGTGGTGGTCAGTGAATACAATGTGCTGGCGGTAACGGAGACCTATCAGGTGTATTTTAATGAAGCACGCCACGGCATTTATCGCTACCTGCCCTTGCGCAACCAGTTGACCCGTACGGACGGCTCTACCGCCGTGGTCACTGCCCGGGTCAGTCATGTGGACACCGGTGCGGACGAATGCAGCCATGAGGTCAGCAACGACAAGTACGTGCTGCGCCTGGGCAGCGAGGATGAGACCATCACCGGCCCCCACACCTATACCATTCGCTACAACTACGACTTGGGGCTGGACACGGTAAAGAACGCGGACGAGTTGTATTATAATCTGGTGGGCACCGGGTGGGACACCTATATCCGCCGGGTGCAGTTCTCTGTGACTATGCCGAAGGATTTTGACCCGGCCAAGCTGGGCCTGAGCACCGGCAGCTACGGCACCGCCGGAACCCAAAATGTAACCTACACCGTGCAGGACCGTACCATCAGCGGTACGGTCACGCAGGCGCTGGAACCGGGTGAGGGGCTGACCTTGCGCCTGATCCTGCCGGATGGGTATTTTAAGTTCGATGATACCAAGTATAACCTGACCATTGCTATGATCGCCGTTTTGCCGGCGCTGGCAGCGCTGATCGTGCTGGTACTGTTTTTGAAGTTCGGCCGGGATAAGCGCTATGCGCCCACGGTGGAGTTTTATCCGCCGGAAGGGCTGAACAGCGCAGAGGTGGGTCTGTGGTACAAGGGCAAGGCCACCAATGAGATGGTGCTGTCCCTGCTGGTGTACCTGGCGCAGCGCAATCATATTGCGATTCACCCCGGCAAGCGCAAGCGAGACTTTGTGCTCACCAAATGTCATGGCTATGTGGGACAAGATACCAATTTGGCAGTATTTATGGACGGTCTGTTCCCCGACGGTCGCACCCGCACAGATAATAAACAGCTGAAAAACCATTTTTATGAAACGGTGGGTACCATACGGGCCGACCTGAACAGTACGGAGAGCCGCAGTCGCTTTTTTGACAAAACCAGTATTTATTTGAAGCGGTTGTCCTTTGTACTGCTGGCGCTGAGCGCAGCCGGCGGCGCCTATTTCAGCCACCGGGCGCTGGACGATTCTCTGACTTTGGCACCGAGTATTCTCTATGCTATGCTGGCGGGCACCCTGTGTTTGGCGCTGGGGCTGATCCCCGCTTGCTGTATGCTGCGGCGCACGGATGAGGGCGCCAAAACCCTGGCACTGATTCAGGGCTTTCGCAGCTTTTTGGTAACGGCGGAGAAAGAGAAGTTAGAGGCGCTGGTGGAGCAGGACCCGGAGTATTTCTATCATATTCTGCCCTATACTTACGCCCTTGGGGTCAGCGACAAGTGGATCAAGAAGTTCGAGTCCATCGCCATGCAGCCGCCTCGGTGGTATAACGGGACCGATGTGTGGAGCTATGTGCTTTTTGATCGTATGTTGCGGGATACCCTGCGGGCAGCCAACGACAGTATGGTTTCTCAGCCCGGCGGCAAAGCCGGTTCCTTTGTGAGCGGAGGCGGTGGCTTTACCGGCGGCGGTGTTGGCGGCGGAGGCGGCGGCAGCTGGTAA